In Halobaculum limi, one DNA window encodes the following:
- a CDS encoding TATA-box-binding protein translates to MTDPAESIEIQNVVASTGIGQELDLEALAEDLPGADFNPDNFPGLVYRTQDPKAAALIFRSGKIVCTGAKSIDDVHDALGIIFEKLRGLKIPVEDDPDITVQNIVSSADLGHQLNLNALAIGLGLEDVEYEPEQFPGLVYRMDEPDVVILLFGSGKIVITGGKRTDDAEEAVEEIVDRIEALGLLG, encoded by the coding sequence ATGACGGACCCTGCAGAATCCATCGAGATTCAGAACGTTGTGGCATCGACGGGGATCGGGCAGGAGCTCGACCTCGAAGCGCTCGCGGAGGACCTCCCGGGCGCTGACTTCAACCCGGACAACTTCCCCGGTCTGGTGTACCGGACCCAGGACCCGAAGGCGGCTGCACTCATCTTCCGCTCGGGCAAGATCGTCTGCACAGGCGCGAAGAGCATCGACGACGTGCACGACGCGCTCGGCATCATCTTCGAGAAGCTCCGGGGGCTGAAGATTCCCGTCGAGGACGACCCGGACATCACCGTCCAGAATATCGTCTCGTCGGCAGACCTGGGCCACCAGCTCAACCTGAACGCCCTCGCTATCGGCCTCGGCCTCGAGGACGTCGAGTACGAACCGGAGCAGTTCCCCGGCCTCGTCTATCGGATGGACGAACCGGACGTGGTGATCCTCCTGTTCGGATCGGGCAAGATCGTCATCACCGGCGGCAAGCGCACCGACGACGCCGAGGAAGCGGTCGAAGAGATCGTCGACCGCATCGAAGCGCTCGGCCTCCTCGGATAA
- a CDS encoding MoaD family protein, with translation MVRRYKSGRLRVVDDVIEVECRLFGPFRDDAGVHEMRRQTDADTVGDLLRELEAEFPALAGRLVDEEAGTTAGSTVVTKAKKNVKHLDGLDTHLADGDVIRLVPSVYGG, from the coding sequence GTGGTCCGAAGGTACAAATCCGGCCGCCTCCGAGTCGTCGACGACGTGATCGAAGTCGAGTGTAGACTGTTCGGGCCGTTCCGCGATGACGCCGGCGTCCACGAGATGCGCCGCCAGACGGACGCCGACACCGTCGGCGACCTCCTCCGAGAACTGGAGGCGGAGTTTCCAGCCCTCGCTGGGCGACTCGTCGACGAGGAGGCGGGGACGACCGCGGGGTCGACGGTCGTGACGAAGGCGAAGAAGAACGTGAAGCACCTCGACGGACTCGACACGCATCTCGCGGACGGCGACGTGATCCGACTGGTGCCGTCGGTGTACGGCGGATAG
- a CDS encoding aldehyde ferredoxin oxidoreductase C-terminal domain-containing protein has translation MLTAKGPLLTVDVTDRTVEETDISETLSEFIGGRAAATALAHDRIPADADPFGAENRAYLSTGPLQMSQMSFTGRMNMTGLSPLTDGLVSTNAGGYLSRNFADTGYSVVEFVGASDTPLAVHVTDEGITFEEVPDLAGAEVSAVSEYIAEEHDLGPENCITVGPAGENLVRFASVMTFDSRAFGRGGLGAVLGSKNVKCVTFTGDSRPDVEVSNPPSADIHREAATSDDRMKRQGTTGGTEFINDNFALPTRYFDEYEFESAAGIGGDAVEAKKYKKGACSQCAYACKLPTRDEERGVETEGPEFETVYSFGSCQGVGDIVDVMEANELCDELGMDTISAGVTVAAYLKAEDEFGNAELAREVLREIASRETDRGDLLAEGVHRAHEELGVNDYTVKGMEFAAHDGRVLHGQGLSYAVANRGADHMYAGMLGLEYSGELDPEGTLGKAERLVHEENRNVVRDSGVVCAFAGDYITDDRLAALLETEYEHLLEIGARVVARERHFNNQRGKDVADDWLPYDDEVPDLEAAIQEYYEARGWNEDGTVPDDALDAPGETAVGFQAVADD, from the coding sequence ATGCTCACCGCGAAGGGGCCACTCCTGACGGTCGACGTGACGGACCGAACCGTCGAGGAGACGGACATCTCGGAGACACTCTCGGAGTTCATCGGCGGTCGCGCCGCGGCGACGGCGCTGGCACACGACCGCATCCCGGCGGACGCCGACCCGTTCGGCGCGGAGAACCGCGCGTACCTCTCCACGGGACCGCTCCAGATGAGTCAGATGAGTTTCACCGGGCGGATGAACATGACGGGGCTGTCGCCGCTGACGGACGGCCTCGTCTCCACGAACGCAGGCGGCTACCTCTCGCGCAACTTCGCCGATACGGGCTACTCGGTCGTCGAGTTCGTCGGCGCGAGTGACACCCCCCTTGCCGTCCACGTCACCGACGAGGGCATCACCTTCGAGGAGGTCCCCGACCTCGCAGGTGCGGAGGTCTCGGCGGTGTCCGAGTACATAGCAGAGGAACACGACCTCGGCCCGGAGAACTGCATCACTGTCGGCCCCGCCGGTGAGAACCTCGTCCGGTTCGCCTCGGTGATGACGTTCGACTCGCGGGCGTTCGGTCGCGGCGGCCTCGGCGCGGTGCTCGGGAGCAAGAACGTCAAGTGCGTCACATTCACGGGCGACTCCCGGCCCGACGTCGAGGTGTCGAATCCGCCCTCGGCAGATATCCACCGCGAGGCAGCCACCTCCGACGACCGAATGAAGCGCCAAGGGACGACCGGCGGCACGGAGTTCATCAACGACAACTTCGCGCTGCCGACCCGCTACTTCGACGAGTACGAGTTCGAGTCGGCGGCAGGCATCGGCGGCGACGCCGTCGAGGCGAAAAAGTACAAGAAGGGCGCCTGCTCGCAGTGTGCGTACGCCTGCAAACTCCCCACTCGCGACGAGGAACGTGGTGTCGAGACGGAGGGGCCGGAGTTCGAGACCGTCTACTCGTTCGGGTCGTGTCAGGGCGTCGGCGACATCGTCGACGTGATGGAGGCGAACGAACTGTGTGACGAACTCGGGATGGACACCATCTCCGCGGGCGTCACCGTCGCCGCCTACCTCAAAGCCGAAGACGAGTTCGGCAACGCAGAACTCGCCCGCGAGGTACTCCGGGAGATAGCCAGCCGAGAGACCGACCGCGGCGACCTCCTCGCGGAGGGCGTCCACCGCGCACACGAGGAGTTGGGCGTGAACGACTACACCGTGAAGGGGATGGAGTTCGCCGCCCACGACGGACGCGTCCTCCACGGGCAGGGGCTGAGTTACGCCGTCGCCAACCGCGGCGCCGACCACATGTACGCGGGGATGCTCGGGCTAGAGTACTCAGGCGAACTCGACCCCGAGGGAACCCTCGGCAAGGCCGAACGCCTCGTCCACGAGGAGAACCGCAACGTCGTCCGCGACTCGGGCGTCGTCTGCGCGTTCGCCGGCGACTACATCACCGACGACCGCCTTGCGGCGTTGCTGGAGACGGAGTACGAACACCTCCTCGAAATCGGCGCTCGCGTCGTCGCGCGCGAACGCCACTTCAACAACCAGCGCGGCAAAGACGTCGCCGACGACTGGTTGCCGTACGACGACGAGGTGCCGGACCTGGAGGCGGCGATTCAAGAGTACTACGAGGCGCGCGGGTGGAACGAGGACGGCACCGTTCCGGACGACGCCCTCGATGCACCCGGTGAGACGGCCGTCGGCTTCCAGGCTGTCGCCGACGACTGA
- a CDS encoding MATE family efflux transporter, whose product MGLAERISSVFKGREEFDLTDGSIGKPLFYLSLPIVVTNLLQTAYNLADTLWLGRYSTEALAAISFAFPMVFLLFSLGMGITVAGSVLVAQHVGAGEDEKVTYAASQTVSFAIIASLILGALGYFVVGDLLGLLGASADVLPGATAYMRIISSGLVFMFGFFVFTALMRGYGDTITPMLVMLLTVVVNIVIDPFLIFGWWVFPELGVAGAAYATIFSRALAFVVGMAIMLRGNRGVQIDPRDMLPNLSYARRIVRIGVPASVEMTGRSLSVNLMLVIVGLFPTTVVAGYGIGVRVFSVIFLPAIAVARGVETMTGQNIGADKPDRAATAAGIAAKYMFVILAALGVVTIFAARPIAAVFTDDPAVIATTADFLRWVAPTFGFIGVMRAYTGSFRGAGKTMTAAAISIVMLGIIRIPTALGLARPDIVGLPIPGFESTGIWMAFAVSNTAGAIIAYLWYRRGTWRDADPRGPTPGADDDGADGDATAAPTDD is encoded by the coding sequence ATGGGGCTCGCAGAGCGCATCTCGTCGGTGTTCAAAGGGCGCGAGGAGTTCGATCTCACGGACGGGAGCATCGGCAAGCCGCTGTTTTATCTCTCGCTCCCCATCGTCGTCACGAACCTCCTCCAGACGGCGTACAACCTCGCGGACACGCTGTGGCTCGGGCGCTACTCCACGGAGGCGCTCGCGGCCATCTCGTTCGCGTTCCCGATGGTGTTCCTGCTGTTCTCGCTCGGGATGGGTATCACCGTCGCCGGGTCGGTGCTGGTCGCCCAACACGTCGGCGCGGGCGAAGACGAGAAGGTGACGTACGCCGCCTCACAGACCGTCTCGTTCGCGATCATCGCCTCACTCATCCTCGGAGCGCTCGGCTACTTCGTCGTCGGCGACCTCCTCGGCTTGCTGGGTGCGTCAGCGGACGTGCTTCCGGGCGCGACCGCATACATGCGGATCATCTCGTCGGGCCTCGTGTTCATGTTCGGGTTCTTCGTGTTCACCGCGCTGATGCGCGGGTACGGCGACACCATCACGCCGATGCTAGTGATGCTGTTGACGGTCGTCGTCAACATCGTCATCGACCCGTTCCTCATCTTCGGGTGGTGGGTGTTCCCCGAACTCGGCGTCGCCGGGGCCGCCTACGCGACTATCTTCTCACGGGCGCTCGCGTTCGTCGTCGGAATGGCGATTATGCTGCGCGGAAACCGCGGGGTGCAGATCGATCCGCGGGATATGCTTCCGAACCTCTCGTACGCCCGCCGCATCGTCCGCATCGGCGTGCCCGCGTCCGTCGAGATGACCGGGCGGTCGCTGTCGGTGAACCTGATGCTCGTCATCGTCGGCCTGTTCCCGACGACCGTCGTCGCCGGGTACGGTATCGGCGTGCGCGTGTTCTCGGTCATCTTCCTCCCGGCAATCGCCGTCGCCCGCGGCGTCGAGACGATGACCGGGCAGAACATCGGGGCGGACAAACCCGACCGCGCGGCGACGGCCGCCGGCATCGCCGCCAAGTATATGTTCGTCATCCTCGCGGCGCTCGGCGTCGTCACCATCTTCGCCGCCCGGCCCATCGCCGCGGTGTTCACCGACGACCCCGCGGTCATCGCGACGACCGCCGACTTCCTCCGGTGGGTCGCCCCCACGTTCGGCTTCATCGGCGTGATGCGCGCGTACACCGGGAGTTTCCGCGGTGCGGGCAAGACGATGACCGCCGCCGCCATCTCCATCGTGATGCTCGGCATCATCCGCATCCCGACCGCCCTCGGCCTCGCGCGCCCGGACATCGTCGGACTGCCGATCCCCGGCTTCGAGTCGACGGGTATCTGGATGGCGTTCGCTGTCTCCAACACCGCGGGTGCGATCATTGCGTACCTCTGGTACCGCCGGGGGACGTGGCGCGACGCCGACCCGCGCGGCCCGACGCCGGGTGCCGACGACGACGGCGCCGACGGCGACGCGACCGCCGCGCCGACCGACGACTGA
- a CDS encoding TetR/AcrR family transcriptional regulator: MNDRGLAAAPTPKLSMSQMHDTQTTFMEATYRALCTHGYADLTMQDIADETDKSKAALHYHFDGKDDLFREFLAYLHEDFTDLVADHGEGSPVERLVALVRRVLNPVDDDADQQFNTAFMEIKAQAPYRDGYREVLRRFDDDLKREVADLVAEAVDAGQYSDDTDPDDIAEHVLTYVHGTWTRAAAIGADVVTMREHLVEDILDLLVDDAEVDAAPATRGDD; encoded by the coding sequence ATGAACGACCGCGGCCTCGCCGCCGCACCCACGCCCAAGCTATCGATGAGTCAGATGCACGACACTCAGACGACGTTCATGGAGGCGACGTACCGAGCGCTGTGTACGCACGGGTACGCCGACCTCACCATGCAGGATATCGCCGACGAGACGGACAAGAGCAAGGCAGCCCTCCACTACCACTTCGACGGGAAAGACGACCTGTTCCGAGAGTTCCTCGCGTACCTCCACGAGGACTTCACCGACCTCGTCGCAGACCACGGCGAGGGGTCGCCGGTGGAGCGACTCGTCGCACTCGTCCGCCGGGTGTTGAACCCCGTCGACGACGACGCCGACCAGCAGTTCAACACGGCGTTTATGGAGATCAAAGCGCAGGCACCGTACCGCGACGGCTACCGCGAGGTGCTTCGCCGCTTCGACGACGACCTCAAGCGCGAGGTGGCCGACCTCGTCGCAGAGGCGGTCGATGCGGGGCAGTACTCCGACGACACCGACCCCGACGACATCGCAGAACACGTCCTCACGTACGTCCACGGGACGTGGACGCGCGCGGCCGCCATCGGTGCGGACGTGGTCACGATGCGCGAACACCTCGTCGAGGACATTCTCGACCTCCTCGTCGACGATGCCGAGGTCGACGCCGCCCCCGCCACGCGGGGTGACGACTGA
- a CDS encoding phosphoribosylglycinamide synthetase C domain-containing protein — MKSKHFLFVSADAALITDLAWQVHREGHDVKYHIEAESDKEIGDGFVPKTDDWRADVEWADVIIFDDIWVGSDVGTGQLANELREQGKAVVGGTPNTDHLEEDRGYAMEILEDHDVNTIEHHIFHDFDEGIQHVQENPAPYVIKPLGEVQNVKRLLYVGNKDDGSDVVDVLKAYKKAWGHRMKGFQLQRKVEGVEIAICGFFNGEEFIDQVNFNFEHKKLFPGNIGPSTGEMGTSMFWASQNKLFQETFGKLEGWLANEGYVGSIDINCIVNENGIYPLEFTPRFGYPTIALQEESIESSTGEFFYDLAHGNDPELEVHNGYQIGVRVVLPPFPFDDEKTYDENSRNAAVVFQTESREGIHLEDAKKIDGQWRAAGNNGMPIVVTGKGETMQAAREQAYDRIDDIVMPNMYYRDDIGERWVEGDGDRLLAWGYLGPA, encoded by the coding sequence ATGAAATCCAAGCACTTCCTGTTCGTTTCCGCCGACGCCGCACTGATCACCGACCTCGCGTGGCAGGTTCACCGCGAGGGCCACGACGTGAAGTACCACATCGAAGCCGAGAGCGACAAGGAGATCGGCGATGGTTTCGTGCCGAAAACGGATGACTGGCGGGCAGATGTTGAGTGGGCTGATGTCATCATTTTCGACGACATCTGGGTTGGCTCGGATGTCGGCACAGGTCAACTTGCGAACGAACTCCGTGAGCAAGGGAAGGCCGTCGTTGGAGGAACGCCGAACACTGATCACCTCGAAGAAGACCGTGGCTACGCGATGGAGATCCTCGAAGATCACGATGTCAATACCATCGAGCATCACATCTTCCACGACTTCGACGAGGGTATCCAGCACGTCCAGGAGAACCCAGCCCCCTACGTCATCAAACCACTCGGAGAAGTCCAGAACGTCAAGCGGCTCCTCTATGTCGGCAACAAAGACGATGGGAGTGACGTTGTTGACGTCTTGAAGGCCTACAAGAAGGCGTGGGGGCATCGGATGAAAGGGTTCCAGTTACAGCGGAAAGTCGAGGGCGTCGAGATCGCTATTTGTGGGTTCTTCAACGGTGAGGAGTTCATTGACCAGGTCAATTTCAATTTTGAGCATAAGAAATTATTCCCAGGAAACATCGGACCATCCACCGGAGAGATGGGGACCTCGATGTTCTGGGCTTCTCAGAACAAATTGTTCCAAGAGACCTTCGGCAAGCTCGAAGGTTGGCTGGCTAACGAAGGCTACGTTGGGAGCATCGACATCAACTGCATCGTGAACGAGAACGGCATTTATCCGTTGGAGTTCACCCCGCGGTTCGGGTACCCGACAATCGCACTCCAGGAAGAGTCTATCGAGTCGTCGACTGGGGAGTTCTTCTACGACCTCGCACACGGAAATGACCCAGAATTGGAGGTTCACAATGGGTACCAGATCGGCGTCCGCGTCGTCCTGCCACCCTTCCCGTTCGATGACGAGAAGACGTACGATGAGAACTCCCGGAATGCGGCCGTGGTCTTTCAGACTGAGAGTCGGGAGGGAATCCATCTCGAAGACGCGAAGAAGATCGATGGGCAGTGGCGCGCTGCGGGGAATAACGGGATGCCAATCGTCGTGACGGGCAAAGGAGAGACGATGCAGGCGGCGCGTGAGCAGGCGTACGACCGGATCGATGACATCGTGATGCCGAATATGTACTACCGTGACGATATCGGTGAACGATGGGTCGAGGGGGACGGCGACCGCCTTCTGGCGTGGGGCTACCTCGGCCCGGCGTAG
- a CDS encoding ADP-ribosylglycohydrolase family protein, with the protein MDSDRARGVLLGLACGDALGRPVEFSSSTEISAEHGRLDEMVGHGTWNQPAGTITDDTEQALCIARSLVDRGEFDPADVADQFVAWYDTGPFDIGGMTARSLRRLKSGAPWDEAGQQVWEQSREGQNAGNGSVMRCPPLAIPYANDRERLVEVSRQSSQITHADPRCTVGCALLNLTIAGLLDGAGNPLEDALAFLDGTAPAELAGALDPVARGESPGTLETSGYVVHTLQTALHDGLRADSVEDAVVTAVNRGGDTDTVGAVAGAVAGARFGASGLPDPWLAAIDETEELDSLAARLAEMA; encoded by the coding sequence ATGGATTCAGATCGCGCCCGAGGCGTCTTACTCGGGCTAGCGTGCGGCGACGCACTCGGCCGGCCCGTCGAGTTCTCGTCGTCGACGGAGATCAGCGCCGAACACGGCCGCCTCGACGAGATGGTCGGGCACGGAACGTGGAACCAGCCAGCGGGAACGATCACCGACGACACCGAACAAGCGCTGTGCATCGCGCGAAGCCTTGTCGACCGAGGAGAGTTCGACCCGGCCGATGTCGCCGACCAGTTCGTCGCGTGGTACGACACCGGCCCGTTCGACATCGGGGGGATGACTGCTCGATCACTCCGGCGACTCAAATCAGGAGCCCCCTGGGACGAGGCGGGCCAACAGGTCTGGGAGCAAAGTCGAGAAGGACAGAACGCGGGCAACGGGAGCGTGATGCGATGTCCGCCGCTGGCGATTCCGTACGCGAACGACCGCGAGCGACTCGTCGAGGTGAGTCGTCAGTCCTCGCAGATCACACACGCCGACCCGCGGTGTACCGTTGGGTGTGCGCTGTTGAACCTCACGATAGCCGGCCTCCTCGACGGTGCTGGGAACCCTCTGGAGGACGCACTCGCGTTCCTCGACGGAACTGCACCGGCGGAACTGGCCGGCGCACTCGACCCGGTCGCTCGCGGCGAGTCGCCCGGAACGCTGGAGACGTCGGGCTACGTCGTCCACACGCTCCAGACCGCGCTTCACGACGGACTGCGAGCCGATAGCGTGGAAGACGCGGTCGTGACCGCGGTAAACCGCGGCGGCGACACCGACACCGTCGGCGCGGTCGCCGGTGCGGTCGCAGGCGCTCGGTTCGGAGCGTCGGGACTTCCCGACCCGTGGCTCGCTGCGATCGACGAGACGGAGGAACTCGATTCGCTCGCGGCACGACTCGCTGAGATGGCTTGA
- a CDS encoding aldo/keto reductase, translating to MSDTPDAAAAGTFDLDGETTVNRLGFGAMRLCGEGIIGAPDDEENAREVARAAVDCGVDFVDTADSYGPGTSERLLREAGIVDDAVVATKAGLLRAPDGNWLPHGDPDYIRNQVLASKDRLGVDTIDLYQFHRPDPDTPFADSVAAFAELKDEGHADHVGLSNVTVDQLDEAREQVDVATVQNQYNVANREDEAVLQACERADIGFIPWYPLAAGDLGAVGDALDDVADAHDATRRQVALAWLLGHSDVTLPIPGTSSVDHLHENVAAAELSLSDVELADLTAAGE from the coding sequence ATGAGCGACACACCAGATGCGGCAGCGGCCGGGACGTTCGACCTCGACGGCGAGACGACGGTGAATCGGCTGGGCTTCGGCGCGATGCGCCTGTGCGGCGAGGGCATCATCGGTGCGCCAGACGACGAGGAGAACGCTCGGGAGGTGGCACGCGCGGCCGTCGACTGCGGCGTCGACTTCGTCGACACGGCCGACTCCTACGGACCTGGAACGTCCGAGCGACTGCTTCGAGAGGCGGGCATCGTCGACGACGCTGTCGTCGCGACGAAGGCCGGTCTCCTGCGCGCGCCCGACGGCAACTGGCTCCCGCACGGCGACCCCGACTACATCCGCAATCAGGTGCTCGCGAGCAAGGACCGCCTCGGCGTCGACACCATCGATCTGTACCAGTTCCACCGCCCCGACCCGGACACGCCGTTCGCCGACAGCGTGGCCGCGTTCGCGGAACTCAAAGACGAGGGCCACGCCGACCACGTCGGCCTCTCGAACGTCACCGTCGACCAGTTGGACGAGGCCCGCGAACAGGTCGACGTGGCGACCGTCCAGAACCAGTACAACGTCGCCAACCGCGAAGACGAGGCCGTGTTGCAGGCGTGTGAGCGCGCGGACATCGGCTTCATCCCATGGTACCCGCTGGCCGCTGGCGACCTCGGTGCCGTCGGTGACGCCCTCGACGACGTCGCCGACGCACACGACGCGACGCGTCGGCAGGTGGCGCTCGCGTGGCTGTTGGGTCACTCGGACGTGACGCTCCCCATCCCGGGCACGTCGAGCGTCGATCACCTCCACGAGAACGTCGCCGCGGCGGAACTGTCGCTGTCGGATGTGGAACTCGCGGACCTGACTGCGGCCGGAGAATAG
- a CDS encoding energy-coupling factor transporter transmembrane component T family protein, with translation MLQYEPTESLAHRLDARSKLLVQAAFAAAAFAHTDPRGLATLTVVVVGMLTVSATPVRVALGEYRAVLPFLAAGPVIEALRFGQPWVEPTAAVDPALAAYRTLLLLALVAAYVRTTPVRESEAAVSRLVPGKAGRLLGLGVGLVFRFLPVLQADLLQIREAMRIRAGEQRPVHERVRIVATGGLNRVLSRTDRLAVALRARCLSWTPTPPPMAFTRHDVVAIAVASALVCWAVWPTLAGLL, from the coding sequence ATGCTCCAGTACGAACCGACCGAGTCGCTGGCCCACCGCCTCGACGCCCGCAGCAAACTGCTCGTGCAGGCGGCGTTCGCGGCCGCCGCGTTCGCACACACCGACCCGCGAGGACTGGCGACGCTCACCGTCGTCGTCGTCGGGATGCTCACCGTTTCCGCGACACCGGTTCGGGTCGCACTTGGCGAGTACCGCGCTGTCCTCCCGTTTCTCGCGGCGGGACCCGTCATCGAGGCGCTCCGATTCGGCCAGCCGTGGGTGGAACCGACAGCGGCAGTCGATCCTGCGTTGGCTGCCTACCGGACGCTGCTGTTGCTGGCGCTGGTGGCCGCATACGTGCGGACGACGCCGGTTCGTGAGTCGGAGGCGGCCGTCTCGCGCCTGGTTCCCGGGAAGGCTGGTCGACTGCTCGGGTTGGGTGTGGGTCTCGTCTTTCGGTTCCTCCCGGTGTTGCAGGCGGATCTCTTGCAGATTCGCGAGGCAATGCGGATACGGGCGGGCGAACAGCGGCCCGTCCACGAGCGGGTACGGATCGTCGCGACGGGCGGGTTGAATCGCGTGCTCTCGCGAACCGACCGCCTCGCGGTCGCGTTGCGCGCGCGATGTCTGTCGTGGACGCCGACGCCGCCACCGATGGCGTTCACTCGTCACGACGTCGTCGCCATAGCTGTCGCGTCGGCACTCGTCTGCTGGGCCGTGTGGCCGACGCTGGCGGGACTGCTCTGA
- a CDS encoding energy-coupling factor ABC transporter ATP-binding protein, which translates to MIDIRGVTYRYGDATGRTSAGTDAANATDPDPALALRDVSLRIADGEFVVLAGANGSGKSTLIRHCNGLITPDEGEVLIDGTPVEDDLVRARTRVGMVFQEPRDCFVAATVARDVAFGPENLGLDRTEIDRRVEAALTATNMAGRGDERIDRLSGGEQERVAIAGALAMEPAHLILDEPFTGLDDPARESVLEHLVELHRSGIGVVVVTHDLRDVLSPADRLVVLSDGDVAVDATPETALERLDGLGVRRPD; encoded by the coding sequence GTGATTGACATCCGCGGCGTTACATACCGTTACGGCGACGCAACCGGCCGCACGAGTGCGGGTACGGACGCAGCCAACGCGACCGACCCTGACCCTGCGCTCGCGCTTCGTGACGTGTCGCTTCGGATCGCCGACGGCGAGTTCGTCGTCCTCGCGGGTGCGAATGGTTCCGGCAAGTCGACGCTCATCCGCCACTGTAACGGCCTGATCACGCCCGACGAGGGGGAAGTTCTAATCGACGGCACGCCCGTCGAGGACGACCTCGTCCGCGCACGCACTCGTGTCGGGATGGTGTTTCAGGAACCGCGCGACTGTTTCGTCGCCGCCACCGTCGCTCGCGACGTCGCGTTCGGCCCGGAGAACCTCGGCCTGGACCGCACGGAGATAGACCGCCGCGTCGAGGCGGCGCTGACCGCGACGAATATGGCCGGCCGCGGCGACGAACGCATCGACCGGCTCTCGGGGGGCGAACAGGAGCGTGTCGCCATCGCGGGGGCGCTGGCGATGGAGCCGGCACATCTGATCCTCGACGAACCGTTCACCGGGCTGGACGACCCCGCCCGTGAGTCGGTGCTGGAGCACCTCGTCGAGTTGCACCGCTCGGGCATCGGCGTCGTCGTCGTCACCCACGACCTGCGAGACGTACTCTCTCCGGCCGACCGACTGGTCGTCCTCTCGGACGGCGACGTCGCCGTCGACGCGACACCTGAGACGGCGCTGGAGCGACTGGACGGACTCGGCGTGCGCCGCCCGGACTGA
- a CDS encoding biotin transporter BioY, whose protein sequence is MSAVSENVDLVGEEVVGNLARAALFAALTGVFAYVSFQLPVTSVPFTLQVLGVFLAGVFLGPVWGFASLGIYVVAGAVGAPVFAYGGAGIGSLLGQWGGYLWSYPVAAGLVGLGVHGTGELVDPTEVGLARLVGAMTAAALVVYAFGTVGYAVVGDVGLVTALLAAAVPFVPAEAIKMAAAVAIVRSDSVVAR, encoded by the coding sequence ATGAGCGCAGTTTCGGAGAACGTCGACCTCGTCGGCGAGGAGGTCGTCGGTAACCTCGCTCGTGCGGCGCTGTTCGCGGCGCTGACGGGTGTGTTCGCGTACGTGTCGTTCCAACTCCCGGTGACCTCGGTCCCGTTCACGCTGCAGGTGCTCGGCGTCTTCCTCGCGGGCGTGTTCCTCGGCCCCGTCTGGGGGTTCGCCTCGCTGGGTATCTACGTCGTCGCCGGCGCGGTCGGCGCGCCCGTGTTCGCGTACGGGGGCGCCGGCATCGGGTCGCTACTCGGACAGTGGGGCGGCTACCTCTGGTCGTACCCCGTTGCGGCAGGGCTCGTCGGCCTCGGTGTTCACGGCACGGGTGAACTCGTCGACCCCACCGAGGTGGGTCTCGCGCGTCTCGTCGGCGCGATGACCGCCGCGGCGCTCGTCGTCTACGCGTTCGGCACCGTCGGCTACGCCGTCGTCGGCGACGTGGGACTGGTGACGGCGCTGTTGGCTGCGGCCGTGCCGTTCGTCCCCGCCGAGGCCATCAAGATGGCCGCCGCAGTCGCTATCGTCCGCAGCGACTCCGTCGTGGCTCGATAA